A window of Daphnia pulicaria isolate SC F1-1A chromosome 10, SC_F0-13Bv2, whole genome shotgun sequence contains these coding sequences:
- the LOC124314234 gene encoding gastrula zinc finger protein XlCGF71.1-like has protein sequence MEVLIKVEETEKVDVQNGLINKEETEENKEAQECCTSKPLVHTIEKETKNTGHSSRDKHLCTECGANFVSMLKYMDHLNRHTGNKPYVCEECNKQFFTLSYLRNHQKLHSADYQFICEFCGKAFRLKNNLQMHELTHTKEKPFKCDLCDKAYTHPMNLKIHKQEHTGAKPFQCETCGRCFRTTHRLKTHKMSHTGEKAFSCLNCESKFTSNSKVKRHMNLHCKFSKGTKLPAGDENE, from the exons ATGGAAGTTCTTATAAAAGttgaagaaactgaaaaagtaGATGTTCAAAACGGTCTAATAAACAAAGAggaaactgaagaaaataaagaagctCAAGAATGTTGCACTAGCAAACCGTTGGTGCATAcaatcgaaaaagaaacaaaaaatactggGCACTCTAGCCGTGATAAACATCTTTGCACCGAGTGTGGAGCGAATTTTGTTTCTATGCTAAAGTACATGGACCACCTTAATCGTCATACTGGGAATAAGCCATATGTTTGTGAAGAATGTAACAAACAGTTCTTTACCTTATCATATTTAAGAAATCATCAAAAACTACACTCTGCTGACTATCAATTCATTTGTGAGTTCTGTGGCAAAGCTTTcagattaaaaaataatctgcAAATGCACGAACTGACTCACACAAAGGAGAAACCATTTAAGTGTGATCTTTGTGATAAAG CATATACTCACCCAATGAATTTGAAGATACACAAGCAAGAACATACAGGTGCGAAACCATTCCAGTGTGAAACTTGCGGTAGATGTTTCCGAACAACACACCGACTTAAAACCCATAAAATGTCTCACACAG GTGAAAAAGCTTTCAGTTGTCTAAACTGTGAATCAAAATTCACAAgcaattcaaaagtaaaaagacaTATGAACCTCCATTGCAAATTTTCCAAAGGAACAAAGCTCCCTGCTGGtgatgaaaatgaataa
- the LOC124314155 gene encoding transcription initiation factor TFIID subunit 7-like: MNRPTVLPPSSSNDNGGDELENQFILRLPPTLPECAESLRQTLRTGVMNLKDRLNIRMDNDMRKGQVQFDNWTMSAKVLDLPCVMESQKTIDNKTFYKAADVSQILICKEGEQQSSSEEETPVKPKKKDPHKVDKKFLMPHGIAPPMKNVRKRRFRKTLKKKYVEAPEIEKEVRRLLRVDNEAVSVRWELITEEDENKVKAANEAGLGDGAAMTVPLASGTFVSTQNRGLAEHDIFGEALSDSDEEHGSKINIMESDYENSDESRGSGSEFYAGSNRGSNSMITQFSGDMFRDDSSSSNLSPQKKVIDTQKDDLQKMADKLRDEIREIKNMRQAQENELATIENAALKQRFQMALSKLVAQEQEKKEEYDQIMSML, encoded by the exons atgaatagacCTACAGTTCTACCACCTAGCAGTTCAAATGATAATGGAGGGGATGAGTTGGAAAATCAGTTTATATTGAGACTCCCACCAACCTTACCA GAATGTGCCGAAAGTTTGCGACAAACTCTGAGGACAGGTGTGATGAATCTGAAGGACCGCCTAAATATTAGAATGGATAATGACATGAGGAAAGGACAGGTTCAGTTTGACAATTGGACTATGTCTGCCAAG GTATTAGATCTTCCTTGTGTCATGGAATCTCAAAAAACCATTgacaataaaacattttacaaAGCCGCTGATGTCAGCCAG aTATTGATTTGTAAAGAAGGAGAACAACAGTCAAGTAGTGAAGAAGAAACTCCTGttaaaccaaagaaaaaagaccctCATAAGGTCGATAAAAAATTCCTTATGCCTCACGGCATAGCTCCACCAATGAAGAATGTTAGGAAAAGGAGATTTCGAAAAACCCTTAAAAAGAAGTACGTTGAGGCTCCTGAAATCGAAAAAGAAGTCAGGCGCCTACTGCGTGTTGATAATGAAGCGGTAAGTGTACGATGGGAACTGATcacagaagaagatgaaaataagGTAAAGGCAGCGAATGAAGCTGGTTTGGGAGATGGGGCAGCAATGACCGTCCCTCTTGCATCTGGAACATTCGTTAGCACACAAAACCGTGGCTTGG CCGAACACGATATTTTTGGTGAGGCACTAAGCGACTCAGATGAAGAACATGGAAGCAAGATAAACATTATGGAATCAGACTACGAAAACAGTGACGAATCCCGTGGATCGGGTTCGGAGTTCTATGCAGGAAGCAACAGG GGGTCCAATTCTATGATAACCCAATTTAGTGGAGATATGTTTCGGGATGACAGCAGTTCTTCTAATCTATCTCCACAAAAAAAGGTCATCGACACACAAAAAg ACGATTTGCAAAAAATGGCTGATAAACTGAGGGATGAAATCCGTGAGATCAAGAACATGAGACAAGCTCAAGAAAACGAGCTAGCTACAATTGAAAACGCCGCCCTCAAGCAAAGATTTCAGATGGCTCTTTCAAAACTAGTTGCTCAggaacaagagaaaaaggaagag TATGACCAAATCATGTCCATGTTATGA
- the LOC124314299 gene encoding NADH dehydrogenase [ubiquinone] 1 alpha subcomplex subunit 2-like: protein MAAARAVKILPHVKEIRIHLCQKSDASKGVRDFIEKHYIDLKKTNPKTPILIRECSGILPKICARHEKGLEVSAPVMNLSAEKVHSVLESLVLKK, encoded by the exons atggcaGCCGCTAGAGCAGTAAAAATTTTGCCCCATGTGAAAGAGATTCGGATTCATCTTTGCCAAAAGTCAGACGCCAGCAAAGGAGTTAG AGATTTCATCGAAAAGCATTACATCGACTTGAAGAAAACCAATCCCAAAACACCTATCCTCATCAGGGAATGCAGTGGTATCCTGCCAAAAATCTGTGCCCGACATG agaaagGCCTGGAAGTAAGTGCCCCAGTAATGAACCTGTCTGCTGAGAAAGTTCACTCAGTTTTGGAAAGTCTTGTTCTAAAGAAGTAA
- the LOC124314204 gene encoding L-seryl-tRNA(Sec) kinase-like, translated as MNQCYCIVVLLGLPASGKSWLAGRLCSFLTENNCIVNCATFDTIVSLEKQAEIAVSSSSEMTKHYRREMKDTVESFLKVPNPSSKKCVVIVDDNNYYRSMRYEYHQLAAKFYTGYLQIYVKCEVSEALLQNSSRPQSSRVPDIVITQMNTKFEDPCEAWENSLTIGHIDLNDTEILNKIWIHIQNAVDSPVSTLKTLEEKKLASEQSKLISNHNILHNIDKALRKRLNQCIRERKEEKNARVLAAQLNDTRQSILEGIKTGAIAIPTDILKADGSIDFSILEVWSISAFIQRCPS; from the coding sequence ATGAATCAGTGTTATTGCATTGTGGTGTTACTAGGTTTGCCTGCCAGTGGAAAGAGCTGGTTAGCAGGAAGATTATGTAGTTTTTTAACAGAAAACAATTGTATTGTGAATTGTGCAACTTTTGATACTATTGTGAGTTTAGAAAAACAGGCTGAAATTGCTGTTTCATCATCTAGTGAAATGACAAAGCATTACCGTCGCGAGATGAAAGACACTGTGGAGTCTTTCTTGAAAGTGCCCAATCCTTCTTCCAAAAAGTGTGTCGTAATTGTTGATGATAACAACTACTATCGAAGTATGCGGTATGAATATCATCAGTTAGCGGCCAAATTCTACACAGGCTACCTTCAAATTTATGTCAAATGCGAAGTGTCTGAAGCGTTACTCCAAAACAGCAGTCGTCCGCAAAGCAGCCGTGTTCCTGACATTGTAATCACTCAAATGAACACCAAATTTGAAGATCCCTGTGAGGCGTGGGAAAATTCTTTGACGATTGGACACATTGATTTAAATGATACAGAAATATTGAACAAGATATGGATTCACATCCAGAATGCTGTTGATAGTCCTGTCTCAACATTGAAGACtctagaagaaaagaagcttGCGTCCGAGCAAAGCAAACTCATCTCAAATCACAACATCCTTCACAATATCGACAAAGCTCTAAGGAAAAGATTAAACCAATGTATACGCGAacgtaaagaagaaaaaaacgctcGTGTATTGGCAGCACAACTTAACGACACTCGACAATCCATTTTGGAAGGGATAAAAACAGGTGCCATTGCAATCCCGACAGACATTCTGAAAGCGGATGGATCCATCGATTTTTCTATCCTTGAGGTTTGGTCCATTTCAGCTTTTATCCAGAGGTGTCCGTCATAA
- the LOC124314295 gene encoding mitochondrial import inner membrane translocase subunit Tim10 B-like, producing MDALRNFKDFLLVFNKMSETCFTRCVNTFQTRELTEDEDKCVEMCSTKNIRVNHKIMSVYMEVQPLIVQKRVEEMEKLNPPQAVAETIPEVAEINTVAQSVIIAETEPQHVSQETSSLEPQVV from the exons ATGGATGCACTCAGGAAC TTTAAAGATTTTCTCTTAGTGTTCAACAAAATGTCAGAAACTTGTTTTACGCGATGCGTTAACACATTTCAGACTAGAGAGCTGACTGAAGATGAG gatAAATGTGTTGAAATGTGCTCAACGAAAAACATTAGAGTCAACCATAAAATCATGTCTGTGTATATGGAAGTTCAACCTCTAATTGTGCAAAAGCGAGTGGAAGAGATGGAGAAACTTAACCCACCACAAGCTGTCGCAGAAACTATTCCTGAAGTTGCTGAAATTAACACAGTCGCACAGTCAGTCATAATAGCAGAAACTGAGCCTCAACATGTTTCACAAGAGACCTCATCTTTAGAGCCTCAAGTTGTGTAA